A segment of the Streptomyces sp. NBC_01235 genome:
AGAGGAACGTGACGACGAGGGCGGGGCCCCACATCGTGTAGTCCCGCATCTGGAGGAAGGTCTGCTGGGGGGCGAGGACGATGCCCTTCAGCAGCTCCTTCCAGTGCAGGCGCGGACCGATCGGGCCCGCCGGGGCCGAGCCGGCGTGGTACGTACCACCCTGGTTGTACTGGTCGTACTGGTTGTGCTCGTCGATCGAGAAGGCCTGGGTGTGACCAGGGTTGTTCGCGGCGTACGGGTCGTACGGGGCGCCCCCCGGACCACCGGCACCGGCGGGACCGCCCGGGCCACCGGAGCCGCCCGGAGCGCCGTACGGGGCGTCGCCGCCGAAGTACTCCGGCTCGTCGCCGTTCTGGCCGCCGTATCCGCCGCCGTTCGCCTGCGGCCACTGGCCGCCGCCCGCGCCCGTGCCGCCGTACTGCGGCCGCTGCTGCGGGTACGGCTGCTGGGCCGACGGGTAGCCGTACGACGGCCCCGAGGGTCCCGTGGGCGCCGACGGTCCCGAGGACCGCGACGGTCCCTGGGGCGCCTGCTGCCCGTACGGAGGGTGTTGCGGTCGCGCTTGCGGGGCACGGTTGTCCCGGCCGCCGCGTCCGATCCTGAATCCAGCCACGCCTTCGAACGTACCTGGTCCCGCAGAGTGACGGGCCGGGGCCGCCGTTCGCGCACGGCTTTGCTGCCGAGCTGTGACATCCCCTAAGGGGAGTAACGGGGTTGGCGTCAGGGCTTCGTCAGGGGAACACGACGCCCCCGCGTCCGGGTGGGACACGGGGGCGTCGGTACCGCCGTTGGGGCTACCGCACCGGCTACTTCACCGGCGTCGGCTCCGGCTCGCTCTCGGCGTCCGTCCCGCCCGCCGGGGGCTCGTCGTCGACCGGGGTCTTGACCGACTCCAGGAGGAGCTGGGAGACGTCCACGACCTGGATGGACTCCTTCGCCTTGCCCTCGTTCTTCTTGCCGTTGACCGAGTCGGTCAGCATGACGAGGCAGAACGGGCAGGCCGTCGACACGATGTCGGGGTTGAGCGAAAGGGCTTCATCGACACGCTCGTTGTTGATGCGCTTGCCGATCCGCTCCTCCATCCACATCCGCGCACCGCCGGCGCCGCAGCAGAAGCCGCGCTCCTTGTGGCGGTGCATCTCCTCGTTCCGCAGGCCCGGGACGCTGGCGATGATCTCGCGCGGGGGCGTGTAGATCTTGTTGTGGCGGCCCAGGTAGCACGGGTCGTGGTACGTGATGATGCCCTCGACCGGGGTCACCGGGATCAGCTTGCCGTCGTCCACCAGGCGCTGGAGCAGCTGGGTGTGGTGGATCACCTCGTAGTCGCCGCCGAGCTGCGGGTACTCGTTGCCGATCGTGTTCAGGCAGTGCGGGCAGGTCGCGACGATCTTCTTCGCCGACTTCGGCTTCCTCGACTCGGGCGTGACGTTGCCCTCGTCGTCCGTCTCCTCGCCGAACGCCATGTTCAGCGCGGCGACGTTCTCCATGCCGAGCTCCTGGAACAGGGGCTCGTTGCCGAGGCGGCGGGCGGAGTCACCGGTGCACTTCTCGTCGCCGCCCATGATCGCGAACTTGACGCCCGCGATGTGCAGCAGCTCGGCGAACGCCTTCGTCGTCTTCTTCGCGCGGTCTTCCAGCGCGCCCGCGCAGCCGACCCAGTACAGGTACTCGACCTCGGTCAGGTCCTCGATGTCCTTGCCGACGACCGGCACCTCGAAGTCGACTTCCTTCAGCCACTCCAGGCGCTGCTTCTTGGCCAGGCCCCAGGGGTTGCCCTTCTTCTCCAGGTTCTTGAGCATCGTGCCCGCCTCGGACGGGAACGCGCTCTCGATCATCACCTGGTAGCGGCGCATGTCGACGATGTGGTCGACGTGCTCGATGTCCACCGGGCACTGCTCGACGCAGGCGCCGCAGGTGGTGCAGGACCACAGGACGTCCGGGTCGATGACGCCGTTCTCCTCGGCGGTGCCGATCAGCGGGCGCTCGGCCTCCGCCAGAGCGGCGGCGGGGACGTCCTTGAGCTGCTCCTCGGACGCCTTCTCCTCGCCCTCCATCGTCTTGCCGCCGCCGGCCAGCAGGTAGGGGGCCTTGGCGTGGGCGTGGTCCCGCAGGGACATGATCAGGAGCTTGGGCGAGAGGGGCTTACCGGTGTTCCAGGCCGGGCACTGCGACTGGCAGCGGCCGCACTCGGTGCAGGTGGAGAAGTCCAGCAGGCCCTTCCAGGAGAACTGCTCGACCTGGGAGACGCCGAAGACGTCGTCGTCGCCCGGGTCGGTGAAGTCGATCGGCTTGCCGCCGGACGTCATCGGCTGGAGGCCGCCGAGCGCCGTCTCGCCGGTCGCGTTGCGCTTGAACCAGATGTTCGGGAACGCCAGGAAGCGGTGCCAGGCCACGCCCATGTTGGTGTTGAGCGAGACCACGATCATCCAGATGAACGAGGTGCCGATCTTGATCATCGCGACCAGGTAGACCAGGTTCTGCAGCGCCGAGACGCTCAGGCCCTTGAAGGCCAGGACCAGCGGGTACGAGGCGAAGTACCCGGCCTCGTAGTGGTCCACGTGGTGCAGCGCGCCCTCCAGGCCCCGCAGCACGTAGATGGCGAGGCCGATGGTGAGGATGACGTACTCGACGAAGTAGGCCTGACCGGCCTTGGAGCCGGCGAAGCGGGACTTGCGGCCGGCGCGCGAGGGCAGGCTCAGCAGGCGGATCACCATGAGGACGGCGATGCCCAGGATCGTCATCACGCCGATGAACTCGATGTAGAGCTCGAACGGCAGGAACTCGCCGATGACCGGGAGCACCCAGTCGGCCTTGAAGAGCTGGCCGAAGGCCTGGGCGAGGGTCGGCGGCAGCGTCAGGAAGCCGATCGCCACGAACCAGTGGGCGAAGCCGACGATGCCCCAGCGGTTCATGCGCGTGTGGCCGAGGAACTCCCGTACCAGCGTCACACTGCGCGCGTAGGGGTTGTCTGTCCGGGCTCCGGCCGGGACCGGCTGGCCCAGTTTGAAGTACCGGACGAACTGACCGATGGCGCGTGCGAGGAGCGCGACGCCGACCACGGTCAGGACCAGCGACACGATGATCGCGGCGAGTTGCATTTCGGGGCTCCTCGGGCCTGCGAGGGGACTTCGGTGGAGATTACTAAGCAGTAACTTATGCAGTCCGTCTGAGAGTACCCCTTGTTCTGCGTCGCACTGTAGCGGGGTGCGGAGTGATCTGAGTCGCTGAGGGTTGCCTCAGGAACCGGTTCGGATTCGGTCGTAAACCCGGCCGTGTTATTCGTACCAAATTGGCACATTTATGACTAATTTATATCCGTGATCTACGGGATCGTCGCCGCCACCATCGCCCTGTTCCTCTCCGCCGTCCTCGCCGCGCTGCTGCGCGTGCCCGCCCTGCGCCTCGGGCTGCTCGACCGGCGGCAGCGACAGCGGCGGGTGCCGCTGTTCGGGGGCGCCGCCGTCGTGCTCGCCACCTGTCTCGTCGCGGTCGCCGGGGACTGGACGGGCATCGCCCCGCTCGGGGACGGCATCGAGGTGCTGCTCGTCGCCGGGGGCGCCGTCGCCGCGCTCGGGCTGATCGCGGACGTGTGGCGGCTCAAGGTGCGCTTCCTCGTCCTCGGTACGGCCGTCGCGGCGGCCTTCGTGGTGCCGTACGGCGACACCGGGGTGGTCTCCGGGGCGGTGGGCGTCGGCTGGATCACCTTCGTCGCCCTCGCCTTCAGGGCGCTCGACCACGCCGACGGGGTGGCCGGGACCGTCGGGGTGGTCACCTCCTTCGGAGTGGCCGCGTGTGTCGCCGTCGAGGTGATGGACGGGCTGGTGGTGCTGCTGAGCGTGTTCGCCGCCGCGCTGACCGGGTTCCTCATGCACAACTGGCCTCCCGCGCGCGTGGCGCTCGGGGCGTGCGGGTCGCTCTTCGCGGGCTTCCTGCTCGCCGCGGCGGCCGTGATCGCCCGCGCGGGGCACGACCCGGCCGTCGGCGCGGGGGTGCTGTTCGCGCTCACGGCGGTAGCCGGGGCCGACGCCGTCCTGGTGGCCGTGTCACGGCGGCTGGCCGGACGGCCCCTGCTGCGCTGCGGGCCCGACCATCTCGCCCACCGGCTGCGGCGGCTCGGGCTCACTCCCCAGGGCGTGACCGTGCTGCTCGGCCTCGCGGCCTTCGCGGCGGTGCTCGTCGGGGTCCTGGTGCACGCTGGATGGGCGGACGCGCAGGCCGTGTGGTGGGTGGCGGGCGCGGCGGTCGTCGTCGTGCTCGGGCTGCTGCGGGTCTCGGTGTACGGGCCCCCACGCGCGCGTGGTGCTCGCCGCGTGGCCGGAGCCGCCCGATCCGGTCCTCGGGCCGTCACCCGTTCCGGCCTTCGTTCCGACCTTCGCGCCGGTCTCCGTTCCGGCACTCGCCCCGACCCTCGTACGGCGCCGGTGTACGGGCCTCGGCGTCAACCCGAGTCCGATGTCCGTCCCCCTCGGGTCGAGGACCGGCAGGCCGGAGGATCCGTATCTCCGCAGGTCAACGCCTCGTTGCGTGTAAGGAACGGATAAGAGTTGAGTGTGCTGGACTCAGGTCTGTTGACCCAGAGGTGAGCCTCGTGCACACTTGAGTCCGTTCCACTCAAGTCAGCTGGAGGAAGATCACCATGGCACGTGCGGTCGGCATCGACCTGGGCACAACCAACTCCGTCGTAAGCGTTCTGGAGGGCGGCGAGCCCACCGTCATCACCAACGCCGAGGGTGCCAGGACCACGCCGTCCGTCGTCGCCTTCGCCAAGAACGGTGAGGTGCTCGTCGGCGAGGTCGCCAAGCGCCAGGCGGTGACCAACGTGGACCGGACCATTCGTTCCGTGAAGCGTCACATGGGCACCGACTGGAAGATCGAGCTCGACGGGAAGCCCTTCAACCCGCAGCAGATCTCCGCGTTCATCCTGCAGAAGCTCAAGCGGGATGCCGAGGCGTACCTGGGCGAGAAGGTGACCGACGCGGTCATCACCGTCCCGGCCTACTTCAACGACTCCGAGCGTCAGGCGACGAAGGAAGCCGGTGAGATCGCCGGTCTCAACGTCCTTCGTATCGTCAACGAGCCCACCGCGGCCGCGCTCGCGTACGGCCTCGACAAGGACGACCAGACGATCCTCGTCTTCGACCTCGGCGGCGGCACCTTCGACGTGTCCCTCCTGGAGATCGGTGACGGCGTCGTCGAGGTGAAGGCCACCAACGGCGACAACCACCTCGGTGGTGACGACTGGGACCAGCGTGTCGTCGACTACCTGGTGCAGCAGTTCAAGGCCGGCCACGGCGTGGACCTCGCCAAGGACAAGATGGCGCTCCAGCGTCTGCGCGAGGCCGCCGAGAAGGCGAAGATCGAGCTGTCCTCGTCCACCGAGACCTCGATCAACCTGCCCTACATCACGGCGTCCGCCGAGGGCCCGCTGCACCTGGACGAGAAGCTCACCCGAGCCCAGTTCCAGCAGCTGACGGCCGACCTGCTGGAGCGCTGCAAGACGCCGTTCCACAACGTCATCAAGGACGCCGGCATCAACCTCTCCGAGATCGACCACGTCGTTCTCGTGGGTGGCTCGACCCGTATGCCCGCCGTCGCCGAGCTCGTCAAGGAGCTGACCGGCGGTCAGGACGCCAACAAGGGCGTGAACCCGGACGAGGTCGTCGCCATCGGCGCCGCGCTCCAGGCCGGTGTCCTCAAGGGTGAGGTCAAGGACGTCCTGCTCCTCGACGTGACCCCGCTGTCCCTCGGTATCGAGACCAAGGGCGGCATCATGACCAAGCTGATCGAGCGCAACACGACGATCCCGACGAAGCGTTCGGAGATCTTCACGACGGCCGAGGACAACCAGCCGTCGGTGCAGATCCAGGTCTACCAGGGTGAGCGCGAGATCGCGGCCTACAACAAGAAGCTCGGCATGTTCGAGCTGACCGGTCTGCCGCCGGCGCCGCGTGGCGTCCCGCAGATCGAGGTCGCCTTCGACATCGACGCCAACGGCATCATGCACGTGACCGCGAAGGACCTGGGCACGGGCAAGGAGCAGAAGATGACCGTCACCGGCGGCTCCTCGCTGCCGAAGGACGAGGTCGACCGCATGCGCCAGGAGGCCGAGCAGTACGCGGACGAGGACCACCGCCGCCGCGAGGCCGCCGAGGCCCGCAACCAGGGCGAGCAGCTCGTCTACCAGACGGAGAAGTTCCTCAAGGACAACGAGGACAAGGTCCCCGGCGAGGTCAAGACCGAGGTCGAGGCCGCCGTCGAGGAGCTGAAGGCCGCGCTCAAGGGCGAGGACACCGCGGAGATCCGCACGGCCACCGAGAAGGTCGCCGGGGTCTCCCAGAAGGTCGGCCAGGCCATGTACGCCGACGCCCAGGGTGCCCAGGCCGCCGGTGGCGAGTCCGCCGGCGCCGAGGCCCCCAAGGCCGACGACGACGTCGTGGACGCCGAGATCGTGGACGACGAGCGCAAGGACGGTGCCGCGTGACGGAGGAGACCCCGGGCTTCGAGGAGAAGCCCGACGTCCCCTCCGGCGCCACCCCTGAAGACGCCGAGCCGAAGGCCGCTCCCTCCTCCGCCTCGGCGGAGGGGGCGGCCCCGGCCGGGGACGCGAACCAGACAGCCGGTCTGGTGGCCCAGCTGGACCAGGTGCGCACCGCGCTCGGCGAGCGCACCGCGGACCTCCAGCGCCTCCAGGCCGAGTACCAGAACTACCGCCGTCGGGTCGAGCGCGACCGGATCGCGGTCAAGGAGATCGCCATCGCGAACCTCCTGACCGAGCTCCTGCCCGTGCTCGACGACATCGGCCGCGCGCGGGAACACGGCGAGTTCGTCGGCGGCTTCAAGTCGGTGGGCGAATCGCTGGAGACCGTCGCCGCCAAGATGGGCCTCCAGCAGTTCGGCAAGGAGGGCGAGCCCTTCGACCCGACGATCCACGAGGCCCTGATGCACTCGTACGCGCCCGACGTCACCGAGACGACGTGCGTGGCGATTCTGCAGCCTGGGTATCGAATCGGCGAGCGAACCATCCGCCCCGCGCGGGTGGCCGTCGCCGAACCGCAGCCCGGCGCGCAGCCCGCGAAGGCCGACGAGGCCGAGACGGCGGCGGCGGACGACAAGGAGAGCGGTGGCCCGGACGAGGGCTGAGCTTGAAGCGACACGGAAGGAGGGACGTCGAGGATGAGCACCAAGGACTTCATCGAGAAGGACTTCTACAAGGTCCTCGGCGTCCCCAAGGACGCCACCGAGGCCGAGATCAAGAAGGCGTACCGGAAACTCGCCCGCGAGTACCACCCGGACGCCAACAAGGGCAACGCCAAGGCGGAGGAGCGCTTCAAGGAGATCTCCGAGGCGAACGACATCCTCGGTGACCCCAAGAAGCGCAAGGAGTACGACGAGGCACGCGCCCTCTTCGGCAACGGCGGCTTCCGTCCGGGGCCCGGCGCGGGCGGCGGCTCCTTCAACTTCGACCTGGGCGACCTCTTCGGAGGCGGCGCCCAGGGCGGCGGGGCCCCCGGCGGCTTCGGCGGCGGCATCGGGGACGTCTTCGGCGGCCTGTTCAACCGCGGCGGCCCGGGCACGACCCGTACCCAGCCCCGGCGCGGCCAGGACATCGACACCGAGGTCACCCTGACCTTCACGGAGGCGATCGAGGGCGCGACGGTCCCGCTGCGCATGTCCTCGCAGGCCCCCTGCAAGGCGTGTTCCGGGACGGGCGACAAGAACGGTACGCCGAGGGTGTGCCCGACGTGTGTCGGCACCGGACAGGTCGCGCGGGGCTCGGGTGGAGGTTTCTCCCTCACCGACCCCTGCCCGGACTGCAAGGGCCGCGGCCTGATCGCCGAGCACCCCTGCCTGGACTGCAAGGGCAGCGGGCGGGCGAAGTCCTCCAGGACCATGCAGGTCCGCATCCCGGCCGGGGTGACGGACGGGCAGCGGATCCGGCTGCGCGGCAAGGGCGCGCCGGGCGAGCGGGGCGGGCCGTCCGGCGACCTCTACGTCGTCGTCCACGTCGGTCCGCACCCGGTGTTCGGCCGCAAGGACGACAACCTGACGGTGACCGTGCCGGTGACGTTCACGGAGGCGGCCCTCGGCGGCGAGGTCAAGGTGCCGACGCTCGGTGGACCGTCCCTGACCCTGAAACTGCCGCCCGGCACCCCCAACGGCCGCACCATGCGAGCGCGGGGCAAGGGCGCGGTCCGTAAGGACGGCACCCGCGGCGACCTGCTGGTCACCGTCGAGGTGAGTGTTCCGAAGGACCTGTCGGGGAAGGCTCGTGACGCGCTGGAGGCGTATCGCGAGGCGACCGCGGGCGAGGACCCGCGGGCGGAGCTGTTCGAGGCCGCGAAGGGAGCCTGAGAGTGATGGACGGCCGTCGACGTAACCCGTATGAACTGACCGAGGAGACCCCGGTCTACGTCATCTCGGTGGCGGCCCAGCTCTCCGGCCTGCACCCGCAGACGTTGCGCCAGTACGACCGCCTGGGCCTCGTGTCCCCCGACCGCACCGCCGGCCGGGGCCGACGCTACTCGGCCCGCGACATCGAACTGCTGCGCACGGTGCAGGCGCTGTCCCAGGACGAAGGCATCAACCTGGCCGGCATCAAGCGGATCATCGAGCTGGAGAACCAGGTGGCCGCGCTGCAATCCCGGTTGGCCGAGATGGAGGCCGCGCTGGACGGCGCGGCCGCGGCGATGCAGCAGCGCGAAGCGGCGGTGCACGCGTCGTACCGGCGGGACCTGGTGCCGTATCAGGAGGTGCAGCAGACCAGCGCGTTGGTGGTCTGGCGGCCCAAGCGGCAGCAGGCGTCGGACTGAGGCATGGATGTGCGGCAAGGGGCCCGGAGTTTCGACTCCGGGCCCCTTCCCTGTTGTTTGCGGCCGGCCCGTCAGTCGCCCATACCGACGGTCGGGGTCGGGGGCTCGTGGCCGGGCGGCTGTTGCTGTGGCTGCGGGGTGGGGGCGGGCGGGCGGTTGGCACCGCCCTGGGGGATGCCCATCTGCCATAGGTGGGAACCGGGGACGCCGGGGGCGGGGGCCGGCTTGGGGGCGGGTGGGGCGGGCTCCCTGTCCGCCTCGGGTTCTGTACTGACGGCCAGTTGAAGAGGTGGGGGTTGGGGCTGGGGTGGGGCCGTCTCCTGGCCTTGACTCCGGTTCTGGGCAGGGCGTTGCCAGCGCTCCGGGATGGCGTTCGTCCGCCGGACCGCGTTCTCGTCGCCCGCCGCTGCCGCCGCGACGGCGCGGGCGCGCAGGGCGCTCTGGCGGGCGATCGGGGAGAAACCGGGGGCCGCGTTGCCGGTCTCGGACGGCAGACCGCGCAGACCCATCTGGTTCAACTGTGCCTGGATCCCCGTCTCCGGGGGGAACACCTCACGCGGCAGCTGCCAGGAGGCCGCGCCGTCCACGTCGACGCGGTGTTCCCTGCCCTCCACGGCGAAGGTGAGGCCGTAGCCGATGTACTGGTCGTCCTTGTCGAACAGCAGGTCACCGGAGATCTCGCCGCCCCGGTCGCGCACCTCGTTCGCGAGGTCCTGGAGGGCGGGCGGGAGGGGGTTGGTGCGGCCGAGGCTGGTGACGTAGCCGTCGGCCCTTGCCGTCTTCCGTTCCCCGGTGGCCTCGTCCATGTAGGACGCCTGGAACCAGGTCTCTCCACTCTCGTGTTGGTAGGTCTCGATCGCGCCCACCTCTGCCCGGCCGATCGTCAGACGCGGATTCTCGCCCGTGGCGTACTTGGCGAGCATTTCCGGGTACTGGACTTGGTGGTCCAGCGCGGCCGGCGGCGGCGAGCCGACGATCGTGACGCGGGCGTCGAGATTCCCCCGCAGGATGATCTCGGCGTTGGCGACCCCGGTGCCGCCGGACCCGGCGATGATCCAGTGCTGGGCGGCGTGTGGGTCGAAACGGTTCTCGGCGACCTCGTCGCCCAGCAGCACCCGCTTCTCCGCGGTCTCGCGCGCCGCCTCCCATTTCTGCGTCGAGTCGAGGGCGGTGAAGCAGTTGTCCATGCGGGCGGCGGCATCGGCCCCCAGGCCGGCCGTGAGGGCGTCCTTCAGCGATGACGACTCCAGGGCGCCGAGCACGGTCCGGGTGTCCATGCCGCCACGCTCGGCCTCGGTCAGCCAGGCACGCATCTCGCTCGACCCGGGGACGTTCTGCCCCTCCAGCTCCCGCAGCCGGTCACCGATCAGCCGCACGGCCTCACTGCGGCTCTCCACGCCGGTCCGGCCGCGCGGCATTCCCGGCACCACGTCCGGCGTGAGGCCGGTCGCGATGCTCGGCGTTCCGTCGCACGCCACCCACAGTGGGGTCTCGCTCTCCACGCCGTCCTCGCCGAACGCCCGCACCTCGGCGAGGAGTTCGCCGTTCCGGCCGAGCCGCAGCCGCGCGTGGCCGTTCACCAGGTCGCCCTTGGTGGCGAGCTGGTCCTCCCAGATGCGGACGGCATGGATGGAGATGCGGTCCCTGGGATCGTCGACCGCCGCGTAGGCGTCCACTCCCATCCATTGGGTGAGATCCCGGTCCTGGTCGGCGGACTGCACGATTCCGTTACCGGGGTCCAGATGCCATCGGCCGGCACCGTCGATGAGCAGGGCGTCCGGGCTGCGTCCGGTGAGGCTCGCCCCGCCGCCGATCACCACCTGGCGCAACGGAAACTGCCCGGCCGCGAGCTGCCCCTCCAGCGACTGCACGGTGCGCTGACTGACCTGCGCGCGGTACTCCGCCCACTGCGCGGCGGCGGGTTCCAACTGGTCGCGGGGGAGGGGGAGGCCGTTCTGGTCGTAGCCGGGGAGGGGCATGGTGACGTCCCGGCCGGCGATGAAGGCTTCTACCTGGCGTTCGGCGCGTCGGGCTGCGTCGCGGGAGGCTTGGAGGGCGGTGGCGTCGGCTGGGGGGAGCTGTTCTATGGGGTGGGCGAGGGCGTCGACCAGACGTCTGGCGTCTGAGGAGAGGGCCCGCCGCGAGATGTAGCGGCGGATCTCGGCGGCCTCTGATTCGGCCTCGTGTGCTGCCGTCTCGGACATGGCAGCCGTCGGGCGCATGCCGAGTTGGTCGAGCAGGGACGAGAGCTGCGTACGGGCTTCGGCGCGTTCTCCCTGGGAAGCTTCCACCGCAGCGGCCCGGTGGGCGAGCCAGTTGAGCTCGGCGATGTTTCCGTGGTCCCGGCTGGACAGCTCGTGTCGATCACCGATCTCGGCGCCCTGTGTCAGGAAGTGCTCGCGTACCGGCGCCAGTCCCTCGCTGGACCGGTCGTGCACGGCAAGGAGTTCGCCCACCTCGTGGGCCAGGACACGGGACAGGCTTTCGACCGGCAGACGGTCGGAGACGTGGACGATGTACTGGTCTGTCGTCGTGTTCGTCACGGTGTTGGCGACGGTACCCGACTCCATCGGGACGGCATCCAGCCAGATCGTGAGGGAGCCGCCCTGAGCGTCCTTCAGGAGGAAGTACTGCTGCTCGTCCTTCGTCCGATGCCTGTCAAACGAGCCGAGTCGTTTTCCCAGGACGGCGGCGGACACCGCGCCCAGATCACGTTCTGCCGCTGCGATCAGGGCTGCCTGCTGTGTACGCAACTGCTCGTCAGTGAACTCTGCGGACTCCGGCTGCGACATTCCCCCGTACCTCCATGTACGTCCCCGTCAACGGCCCTTAGGATCATGTCATGTTGACAGCGCGCTCAGCCTTCGAAGCTCACCTGTACATGGATCTGCATCCGTGCGAGTGCGGCTCCGGTGACTTCGATCGGCAGCACCGGCTGGAGCAGCACGGCGATGACATCGTGGCGGTGTACGAGGGGCCTTGCCGGCAGTGCGGTACGACACGTCGTTTCGTCTTCCGTATGGCCGAGGAGATTCCGCCGCCTCCCCCTGCGTTCGGCGGCCGGGAACCGTCGCAGATCATCGATCCGTGGGAATTTGCCGAGGTCGGATTCCGTATCTCCGAGTCGACGGGAATCAAGCTGCTCAACACGCCGAAGTCCGAGCATGGAAAGTTGCGTGACGCCGTGGCTTACACGGTCGCGGCGTTCGAAGAGATCCCGAAATTCATTCCGCCTGGCCAGGACGCGGTACCTGCCTCTGCTTTCACATCCGAAGCGGGCAAGGCCGGGTATCGACGTGATCCGGGTAACTTCGACCGGGACATACTCGAGATGAACATCAAAAACGCGAGAGCTGTGCTCGCCAACATCGACAAGCACAGCACCCCGCCCGGCGGCGCCGCGTCCAAGGCGTGAGCGGGGAGGGCGCGCGTCCTCGACGGCTTCGAGCATCGGACCTGCCTGAGGACGTGGTGAAAAAGCTCCTCTATGAGGTGAGGCTTCGTCTTGCGATTCCCGAGCGCAGGAATGAGGTCCGTTATGTTCTGCGCCATGTCTATGCCCCGGACGGAGGGCCGATCACCGTTTATCTGACCGTCGCCGCCGACGAGGTGAAGAAGTACGTTCTTGAGGTCGGCGGGACGTTTTCCGTCCGCGATGAGACGTGGGTCGTCGACCGAGTGGGCCCGATGAGCGATGACGTGCGGGTGGTTCTGCGCCTGGTGGAGTAGCGGAGCCGAGATCGGCTCCGGCGCCTCGATGAATTCCCTGGGGTCGGAACTCGGAGCGGCGGTTGGCTGCATGGGCACCCGCGGCTTGACCTGTGCCCCCAGGACCCGGGTCTCACCCCAGCTTGGCCAGCCTTGCCTTGAGCGGCTCGGCCGAGTGCAGGCTCACCGCCTCCTCGAAGAGTTCTCGTTCGACGAGGTGGTCGCGCCAGGGGTAGCGGACGTGCCAGCGGTCGACGACGTACTACAGGAGGTCGAATCGGCCCGCCTCGGCGATCGTCGTCGCGGCGGTCAGGCTCTGGCAAACGTCTCGTCGAACTCGTCGACCTGCGTTCACTCACGCATCAGAGTGGATCACGAGGCGTCTACCACAGCGAGGGCTGGTAGGGATCGTCGTCGGGGTCGACGTAAACAGGTGGCTTGGGAGCCGGTCTCGCGCTCGCCGGTGCGCTGCCTTCTATCGTGAAGGCGATCTCGTGCTGCGGTAGGGGGACCGTGACGTAGACCGTCGGCTTCCCTTCGATCGTCCAGGTGGTCCTTGCGCCCTCGGGGACCCGCACGATGTAGTCGCCGTCGTCGAGTTCCATGGCGCCGCTGAACCGGATGATGTCCTTGTGCGCCTGTCCGGGCGAGTGGAAATGTACGCGGCCGACGACCTCCCCCGAGGCGCGGACGACTTCGGCTTTCTCGTGCCACCCGCCGGCTTGGCCCTGGAAGAATCTGGGTGACTCCAGTCGAGGAACGCCGCCCGTCCGGTTGTACGTCAGCCGGTTCAGGTAGACCGTAGCGGTTTTGCGGCCCCAGTCACTTGTGCTGATGCGTATGCCCAGTTGGGTCCGCGCCAGATACGCCCCG
Coding sequences within it:
- the dnaJ gene encoding molecular chaperone DnaJ, with translation MSTKDFIEKDFYKVLGVPKDATEAEIKKAYRKLAREYHPDANKGNAKAEERFKEISEANDILGDPKKRKEYDEARALFGNGGFRPGPGAGGGSFNFDLGDLFGGGAQGGGAPGGFGGGIGDVFGGLFNRGGPGTTRTQPRRGQDIDTEVTLTFTEAIEGATVPLRMSSQAPCKACSGTGDKNGTPRVCPTCVGTGQVARGSGGGFSLTDPCPDCKGRGLIAEHPCLDCKGSGRAKSSRTMQVRIPAGVTDGQRIRLRGKGAPGERGGPSGDLYVVVHVGPHPVFGRKDDNLTVTVPVTFTEAALGGEVKVPTLGGPSLTLKLPPGTPNGRTMRARGKGAVRKDGTRGDLLVTVEVSVPKDLSGKARDALEAYREATAGEDPRAELFEAAKGA
- a CDS encoding heat shock protein transcriptional repressor HspR — protein: MDGRRRNPYELTEETPVYVISVAAQLSGLHPQTLRQYDRLGLVSPDRTAGRGRRYSARDIELLRTVQALSQDEGINLAGIKRIIELENQVAALQSRLAEMEAALDGAAAAMQQREAAVHASYRRDLVPYQEVQQTSALVVWRPKRQQASD
- a CDS encoding DUF6406 domain-containing protein, yielding MSGEGARPRRLRASDLPEDVVKKLLYEVRLRLAIPERRNEVRYVLRHVYAPDGGPITVYLTVAADEVKKYVLEVGGTFSVRDETWVVDRVGPMSDDVRVVLRLVE